The DNA segment CATTCGTCACAAGTTTGGCAAAGTGTTCGGCGTCTTCACGGGTAGTGAATGCGTTGAGGATAGCCTGTTGGTGGTTTGGGGTGAGTTTGTTCTTGTTCCCGCTGCGTGTGAACTCTGCAGTGGCGTCGATGAAGAGTACGGAGTTGTCGGTCTTGGATTTTTTGAGCACGATGATGCAGGTCGCGATTGTCGTGCCAAAGAAAAGGTCCGGTGGGAGCTGGATGACGGCGTCGACGTAGTTGTTGTCGATGAGGTATTTGCGGATCTTCGCCTCCGCGCCTCCGCGGTAGAGCACGCCCGGGAACTCGACGATGGCAGCGGTACCGTTGACGGCTAGCCAGGACAGGATGTGCATCGTGAAGGCGAGGTCTGCTTTGGACTTCGGGGCGAGCACACCGGCGGGCGCGAAGCGTGGGTCGTTGATGAGTAAGGGGTTTGCGTCGCCGTCCCACTTGATCGAGTAGGGCGGGTTGGACACGATTGCTTCGAATGGTTCGTCGTCCCAGTGGGCGGGATCGGTGAGGGTGTCGCCGTGGGCGAGGTTGAACTGCTCGTAGTTCACGTCGTGGAGGAACATGTTGATGCGGGCAAGGTTGTATGTGGTGAGGTTGATCTCCTGGCCATAGAAGCCTTGGCGCACATTACCCTTGCCGAGTATCTTGTCGAATTTGAGCAGCAGCGACCCGGAGCCGACGGCGGGGTCGTAGACCTTGTTCACCTGGGTCTTGCCGACGACGGTGATGCGAGCGAGGAGTTCTGAGACTTCCTGAGGTGTGTAGTACTCGCCGCCAGACTTGCCTGCGCTGGAAGCGTACATCTGCATGAGGTACTCGTAAGCATCACCGAACAGGTCGATCGAGTTGTCTCCGAAATTACCCAGGGGCAGGTCCCCGATGGCGTCGAGGAGTTTCACTAGTTTCTCGTTGCGCTTGGCGACCGTTTGGCCAAGTTTGGAGCTGTTGACGTCGAGGTCATCGAAGAGGCCCTTGATGTCGTCTTCACTGCCGCTACCAACGGCTGAGCCTTCGATGTTCTTGAATATCCGGGCGAGGGTTTCGTTTAGGTTCGTATCCTGCGACGCGCGTTCGCGGACGTTGGGGAAAAGTTCGGAGGGGAGAATGTAAAAGCCCTTCTCCGCTACGGTCTCTGTGCGTCCGAACTCTGCCTGTGTGTCGGGCAGGGTGGTGTAGTTGAAGTCGGGGGCGCCAGCCTTGTGCTCGCCAGTGTTGATGTAGGCGGTGAGGTTCTCGGAGATGAACCGGTAGAAGAGCATGCCGAGCACGTAGCTTTTGAAGTCCCACCCGTCGACTGACCCTCTGAGGTCGTTTGCGATGCGCCAGATGGTTTTGTGTAGCTCTGCGCGCTGTCCTTCTTTGGTGGTGGGAGTCATATCTCTTCTTCTGCGCTGTGGCGCGCGATCTGGTGGTGCTTGAATCTAGCTCACAGGATACCGGCGAACTCTTGCTGAGGTGCATTACCGCGCCGGGCATAGAACCTTGAGGCGATGGGCGGCGTTCTGTGATCGCTCGAGGTCGCAGTTGCCGGCGGCAGGGGCTGTGTTGCAGGGCGTTGATTATGAGGCACATCAGTCACGAGGCATCTTTTCAGGCCTTTTGTCGCTGCACTGGTCCAGTTGGACTCATCGTTTGAAGACGCTCAGGGCAGAGAACGAACGTTCCAAGAGAGACACCCGTTGTCCATCAGGGTGTACCCGAGCGAGCAGGTCTGGATCCTTCACAGAGTATGTCAATCAGGGTATAGTTTCTGGATACTTAGACATAACTGATGAAGGATCTAAAGCGTGGATGGACGTAAGGGACAGGTTGTTGGCTACGTGCGGGTCAGCGCTGCCGACCAGAACGAGGCACGTCAGCTTGAAGCACTGGGCACTGTCGATAGATTATTCGCTGAGAAGGTCAGTGGCAAGAACACAGTCGACAGAGCTCGGCTTCAAGAGATGCTCATTTATGTCCGGGACGGGGATACGGTTCGGGTGAAGTCACCGGACCGTTTGGCGCGGTCCACGACGGATCTTCTTGCTCTTGTTGAGCAACTCAAGGCTAAGGGCGTTGCTTTGGAGTTTATTGATAACCCGGCTCTGAACACTGATACGCCACAGGGGGAGTTCATGCTCACGGTCCTGGCTGCCATTGCACAGTTAGAGCGCAAGACTATCCGTGAGCGACAGGCCGAGGGCATTGCCATTGCTAAAAGGAACGGCGTTTACGACCGGGTTCCGAAGCTTACTCGGGAACAGGTTCAGCTGGGCCGGGAGCGGATTGTTCAGGGTGTGCCCAAGGCGAAGGTGGCCCGAGATCTGGGCGTCTCGCGGCAGACGCTGTATGCAGCCCTGAATGGCAGCGGCAAGTACGCTGAGGTTAGCTCATAGACGAGAGGGATGTGCTTGATCCTTTTGTGTGAGTCGGTTCATACTGTTAAACCGGATATACCGAGAGGGGTTAGCGGCTTCTGGTTGTGCCTATCTGGAAGCCTCAAAGGGCACCCTGGCCGATGGTATCGAGTCGCTCGATAGGGATGTGTTTTTCCTTCCAGCGGCGATCGTCCCCTGAAAGGAAAACCGTTTCGGCGTGAAAGGTCCTGCTGCGACGACGGCCAGAGGCTACGGTCCATGCGATGTGCACCCGGTTCCCTTCGCGGGCAAGGACGTAACCGTGGATTTCGGTACCGCGATGACTGACCACCACTTTTTGTGCCATGGATTCCAGTCGGTTTGTTGGATGCTGTTGATGACGGAGAGGGAGCCGGATCGTCGGTGTCGGATTTGGCCTGGTGATCTTTCATGGCCATTATCTCGAGGCCATCCGGTGCTCTTCCAGGCCGGGGATTATCTCTGGTCTCAACATGTTGGGCGTGCTTGGGTATGTGTATGTTCGCCCGTTATGGCGCAAGGCTCTCACAATGGCTTGTTCACGATGGGCTAGGGCCGCGAGCTGGTGTGGGTCGGTGGTGCTTCTGTGCTCGTCCTCAACTAAGGCCAGTTGGGCGATTAATTCCCGCAAGCTTGCCTGAAGTAAGTCTTCATCTTCTGGCTTGTTGTCGCTTTCGGTATCTATTAGGGTCATCTCTTCAGCATATTCCTCACTTAGGATGAGTGTCTTCACCCCTAGGGGTGAAGATGCTTGCCCTATAGTGGGGGAATGAAAAGCCTACGTATCGCATTGGTAGATGACTACGAAATCGTGCTGCGGGGGCTGGAGACGATGCTGCGGTCCTACGGGTCTGCCCTGGAAGTCGTTGAACTAGACCTCAATTGCACTGTGGATCAACGCGTCGACGTCACTCTCTACGATACGTTCGCAGCAACCCCAGGAGATCGGGAAGACGTGCACGAACTGGCAACCAATCCACGCGCCGGCAAGGTCGTTGTCTACTCATGGGACCTGGATGAATCCCGTGTTAAGGCTGCACTGGCTAACGGGGCCAGTGGCTATCTCTCCAAAGGTCTGCCCGCCTCCCAGCTGGTCCGCGCGCTCCACGACATCCACACAGGCGAGGGCCAGGTGTTCCCGGGCGCTGGAGGCCAAACGAAAATGGGTCTAGGTAACTGGCCCGGCCGTGAAGAGGGCCTGACCCAACGGGAAGCTGAAGTGCTCGCACTCATCTCCCAAGGATTGAGTAATGCCGAGATAGCCGATAGAACTCAGCTGTCAATGAACTCCATTAAGACGTTTATTCGCAGTTGCTACCGACGCATCGGTGTTGCCAACCGACCCAAGGCCATCCTCTGGGGCCTCGAACACGGATTCTTTCCTGACCACAAACGGGTCCGACCGCAAGAATAAAAACCATCCGTTACTTTCTTTTGTAGCCCGTAAAAGAGTACGGATTGGGCTTGTCGGCTATCGGTCTCGCCAAGAAGAGCAGGCCAGGATGGACGATTTGCTACAGCGTAATTCGTGTTCGAAGGGTGTAACTTATACTAGTTTTGGGGTGGCGCCGCTGCCGGATGCCGAAGACCTCAATGTATTAGAACATCGCATTTGCGAGGTCTGCACTGGTGCGGCATTTCTTCCGGTTGTATAGCCCGATTTGTATGCTCGACGAGAACGATTCCAGCATCGCAGTTCTCGGGGGAGAGTCGCCGGCGCCTGCCCCCGAGAACGCTAAACGTTGATTCGTTTGCAATCATTGTCTCGACTGCACGGCTGACGAACATTTATGGCTCAGACAGTGGTCGGCATGGCATGGCATATCCTTGGCAAGCGTTCAGTAACGTGTGGTCTTTGTGCCGAAACACTGAGAGTGAACGGATGATATTCGGATCAGGTGGGTGGTTTTCGTGTTGCAGCAGACTTGGAAACGGTTCTTAGTTTGGGCGAAATCGAGCGTGGCAGGACAGAGGCTGCTGTTGGCCGCTAAAACGTCGCTGGCTGTGGGAGTGGCATGGATTTTAGCCCGTTACATGCCCGGAGTGGCTGATAAATATCCGTACTATGCTCCACTGGGCGCTTTGATCAGCATGTACCCGACGTTGATGGGATCGATGCGTGCAGGAGTCCAAACGTTGGCGGGACTGCTTTTAGGCATTGCGCTTGCCGCGGGCGTTCTTTTAGCAGGAACTCCGAACATTTTCAGTATTTCCTTAGCGGTAGGGTTGGGCGTTTTGATAGCAGGTCACCCTCGTTTGGGCGCGGGCAAAGACTATGTGCCCGTGGCCGCTCTCTTTGTTTTGATCGTTGGTGGGCAGGATGCGGATTCGTACTCAATCGGGTACGCCCTGCAGATGGGGTTGGGAGTCACAGTGGGATTGGTCGTGAATCTGCTGATCTTTCCCCCTTTGGCCATAGATGCCGCTCGTTTGCAGGTTTCTCGCGGGAGGAACCTGCTTGTCGGTCAGCTAGAGGACATCGCGCGTGCGTTGGTAGAGAATTGGCCACCGGAACATGAGGATTGGTCCCAGCGCTCAGGGCTTATTAACACTACTGTGGGTGAGATTAGGGGAGCGGCGTACCACGCCGATGAAAGCCGTAAAGGTAACCCCCGTGCATACCTGCATTCCCGTCACCAACATGTCACTGACAGCTTTGAAGACCTGAGCACTTTGGAAGCCATCGCCTTTCATATTCGGGATATTACAGAGGTGCTCTCCACTGTGATCTGGGGCAACGGCTCTAATAATCGGCTGGATCCAAAGACCTGCAAGCCCCTGAGCGATTGTCTGCAATCGGTAGCATCTCTGATGAGTTCTTGGGATGAGGGCACGGCCGAGCAGGAAAGCTTCGATCAAGCTCGGGAGGGACTCGATTTGCTCGATTCTGAACTGAAACGTTCAGCGCGCCAAGAGGAACAATCACTGACCCCAGGGGCAGCGGTAGCTTTCGATTGCGAACGGATCTTAAACTCCCTGCACCAACGCATTATGAAAGATACAGCAGAACGCTCTGTTTAGAAGGAAAAATTCATAGCACCCATGATCTTTGAAACGTTCTTTTTATCTTTCGTCCCACGATGGTTACCGCATGGTGTTTGGTGAGAAATATTGAAAGACGACCGTTCTGAGCTCACGGTGGCCTTAGTAGTCAGCCCCGCTTTGCGCGCGTCATCTGTCTCAATGGAATGCTGACTAGGCGGCTGGGACCGGGCTGGTTGGAGGAACACTCAGATTGATACGTTATCTGGCTCTTCCGAATGCAGGGTGTAGTTCAGGTTGCCGTGTGTGGTTTCCGGGTCGGGGAAGTCGTTTCGGTATAGGTGAGAGCCTTGGTAGAGAATCAGATTGTCTAAGATCTCGTTCTCCACAGCAAGGCCCTCATGCTCAACGCTACCTTCCAATGCCCTGACCTGACTACTTTCTGCCGCCTTGACGGGCTTGGCCTGGAAGCGACAGGTCAGTTCCTTGCTCCTGACCGTGCCGTGATTGCTTGCCGTGTGGTGGCTACGGATGAATGGTGCCGCAAGTGCGGCTGCCAAGGTATCTCACGGGACACAGTGACCCGGGAACTCGGCCATGAACCCTTCGGCTGGCGACCAACCACCTTGTTGGTCCGGATCCGCCGCTACAGGTGTACTGGGTGTGGTCATGTTTGGCGGCAAGACACTACCCAGGCTGCCGAACCACGGTCAAAGTTTTCCCGTCGCGGCTTGGTGTGGGCGTTGGAGGGCATTGTGTGTCAACATCTCACCGTCGCCCGTGTCGCGGAGGGGCTGGGCGTGTCCTGGAATACCGCCAACAAGGCTGTATTGGCCGAAGGGCGGCGGGTGCTGATCAATGACCCCACACGCTTCGACGGGGTAAAGATCATCGGTGTTGACGAGCACGTCTGGCGCCATACCAGACATGGTGACAAATACGTCACCGTGATCATCGACCTGACCCCGGTGAGGGATAAGACCGGCCCGTCTAGGTTGCTGGATATGGTCGAGGGCCGCTCCAAGCAGGTCTTCGCTACCTGGCTGAAACGACGCCCTCAAGCGTGGCGAGACGGGGTGGAAGTCGTGGCCATGGATGGATTCTCTGGGTTCAAGAGCGCCTCCGCTGAGGAACTGCCCGACGCGGTCCCGGTGATGGATCCGTTCCACGTTATTCGTTTGGCCGGCGACGCATGTGATGTCTGCTGGCGGCGGATTCAGCAGGTCACCTGCGGATACCGAGGCCGGGCTAGCGATCCGCTCTACAAAGCGCGGCGGACATTGCACACCGGCGCGGGCCTCCTCACTGAGAAGCAGCGCAAACGACTCCAGGACTTGTTCGATCTTGATACACACGTCGAATTTGAAGCGAGCTGGGGCACCTATCAACGCATGATCACCGCGTACCGGGAACCAGACCGAGCCCAAGGCAAGAAGCTCATGCAGGCGGTTATTGATTCCCTCAAAGCTGGCGTCCCTGCAACACTCACCGAACTCAAAAATACTGGGACGGACCCTCAACAGAGGAGCAGAAGACGTACTGGCCTATTTCGAACGTCCTGGAACCTCCAATGGCCCAACTGAAACAATTAAATGCCGATGTCGGCATTTAATCGCTTATGCCGATGTTCCCAACATTAGTCGATCAATGAACAGATTATTTGGGGGTCTTGTCGGCATACTCCAAAGACGCCAGCCATTTGATCGTCCCCGTGGCGGTGGTGGGTGGCTGAGGTGATGTCAGTGGCTCTGGTCGTGTTGAGTGCCACTTTCGATGTCGCTAGGTCGGTGTGGAGATAACTGCTGGTTGCTAAGGTACCTTCTGTTGCGGTCTAGCCCTAGATGTTGCAACGGTGATATCAACGCCGCTGTGCAGGAAACTCATGGTGGGGCTTGAGGAAGTTGTTTATTAGAAGGTTCTTGGCGCTCGATGGCTGAAAGATTACGGCCGAAATGGGGTCAGCAATTGGGAACCGACGTCCAATAGCACCGGGTGAGGATGAGCTGTGGCTGGACGTGTCGTAGCCCTGGCTTTTTCGTCAGCAGAGGTCAGTCGCTCGCACCGCGATTATGCCGACAATTATCCTTACTATGCAAGCCAGTGAGGGCTCGCATCCGTTGAATCGGCATAACCCAAACATCGGCATAAGCGGTTAATGGAAGACTGGAACACCTTCGAGGCTCTGCCCTCGGCTTCAGGAATCTCACCAACTACGTCGCCAGATCACTGCTGGAATCCGGAGGCTTCAGACCGAAACTACACTCTGGATTCTGAAGAGCCCCTAAAGTATGTCTTGTCAAGTAGCAGTTTTACTGGACGTTCACTTGGGCGACTGACCGAGAAGCAAATACGCCATGCTCCAAAGCAAAAACGAGGCCGTAGTATTGCAGTTCATCGAGGTCGTTGCTCGATCATCACATCGGGCTTACAGTGTCAAACGATCCATGAGAGTATCGCAGACACACATCTAAAGCCCGCCGTCTAGTCCGAAAGCACCAACAGGGCGGCGCCAGCTCAGGCCAAAGGGGGAACTCTGTCCAGTACCCCCTGTCAATCCTCGTAATCAGGTGGGGAGGAGAGTGCCCACTTTCTTCTAAGCTTGAACAACAGGCGGTGTCATACCCTCGAAGCAGATCCAGATCAGCACGTCGGGCCCGGGCCGGCGTTCTTCATCGGTACTGATTATGCTGGGGGGCCATATGCTGACGCACGAACGCCAGTGGCAAGGTCGCTAGCGAGATCCCTGCGGTGACCAGCAGCGCTGTGGGGAATGAGAGCCCGGCAGCCAACGCCCCGACTAGCACCGAGCCCACACCAGTTCCCGCGTCGAATCCCATGTTCCACACGGCGCTGGCCGTTCCATACTGGGCAGGGCGCACGGCGGAGAGGGAAAGAAGGAGTGTGAGGTTCTGTAATCCGCCGTAGGTGATGCCGACCAGGGCCATGGCCAGTAGGAATAGTGGCACCCTGGTTGCGTCGTGATCCTTCACGGCTAGGGCCGCGAACACGAGACCGGCGACGGTGAGTAGGACTAGGGGCCAGAGGAATGATTTCGTCCCGCGTCGGTCAGCCAATGCACCTACTCCCCACCTGCTTATGGCTGAGGTGCCGGTCAATAGCGCTAGGCCAACGGAGGTCGCGGCCGGCGATGAGCTCATCTGCGGAACGAACGTGATCAGTGCGCCGCCGGCGAGGGTGACCGCAAACAGCAGGGCCGTCGGTCGCAGCAGTCCACCCGGCAGCTGGGGGACCCGGGGCCGATTCGTTGCGGAAACGGCGGCCTTGTGTGAGTCATCGACCGTGAGGGCGGTGCGTGGTCGGGCTTGCTGTGTTTGGCGCTCACGTAGGGTCCTCGCCAGGCTCGGGACTGCCATGATGCCCAGTAACGGGAGTGTGCCCAGAGTGAATACGGCCCAGAATCCGAGGGTATCGGCCAACCAGGGGCCGGTGGGCAACAGTAATAGCTGCGGCACAGAGATCGCGGCTCCGTAGGCGCCGATGGCCGCACCGTGCCTAGCTGGATTGACGAGGTGGGCCACCGCGGAGGAGCCGGTCACGGCCAAGATCCCGAAGCCCACGCCGCGGATCAGCGACATGGCCAGGATCCAGCCGAGTTCATCGGAGATGAGCATGAGCAGGGACGGTGCGCCGAGTAGAAAGAGGCCGGCGGTGAGCACCCAGCCGGTCCCTAGGCGTTGCTGCAGCCGAGGGACGAAACCTTGGGTGAGGACGGTGGCCAGAAGCAGGGCGCCATTGACGAGACCGGATCCAGCCTCATCCGCACCCCCACGTATCGCCCACAGTGGGGCCATGGACAGGAGGGCGGCAAATCCGGCGAAGCCAGCCGCCGTCAGCGATAGCAGTGCCAGCATTCCGGGGACACGCCACACCGAATTCGAGGGGGACGGATTGGGACTGTTCACGAGTCCCAACCCTAGCAAACCCGCACGGCGAAACTGGTGTCGAACGAGAGGCTGCATCTGGTGAGTCAATATGGCTCTTGACCATTATCATCGGCGTTGTACTTCGCAGGACGAACCGTCACGAGAATCATGCTGCCCACAAAACGGCGCCATGATTCCCGGGACGGTTCAGAGTGATTGATGTGCCAAATTCGATTTCACTTTGGTAAGTACTACTTGGCCCTGACGCAGTATCGAAATCTCTTTCCACACACAGACAAATGGACACCCCTCTCCTTGTCCGCTACCTTACAGGCGACGATTTTGCCGTTTATATGGGCTTGTTCCGGACGGCGCTATATCTTAGGGGCACGGATCTGGATGCCAAAGAGTAAATCAGGAGTTGTTAGTCTCAGATTCGTGTGTATCCGTATTTGTCCCCGCCTGACTCAGAAGCCGTGTAGGGCGTTGGGATCACTTCTGGGGCTGGATTCCGCTGTAGCGCAGTAAAGTAGGAACCCGTACAACAAGAACCGCGAGGAAGAGTATGAGCAGGATGCCATTAATCTGCGCTACTCCAGCGATCCCAGTCAATTCGGCTATTGCTCCGAGGCCAAGCGTGGACAGTGGCATGATGCCAATTGTGAGCTCTTGTATCCCCATTACTCGGCCTTGAACGCCCTGCTCGGTCATCATTAGTAGCAAAGTGCTCTGCAGGACCCCAAACGGTGCGCTGGTTAGTCCAACGAGTCCCATGAGAGCGAACGACCATGGGATGGCCCCGGTCGAGGCGACGGAAGCGAACACAATCCACGAGATAGCCCATATTGCTGTACCGATCACAAAGAGCGCGCCTTTGAACCTGATATCACCTAGTGTGGCGATAGTCAGTGATCCCACTAATCCGCCTATGCCACTGCAAGCCATAAGCCAGCCGAGCCCACTCGCGTCCAGGCCCAAGGATACTTCAGCAAATACTGGCATGAAACCTTGATAGATGGGCCAGAGCAGGACATTCGCGGCGAAGGTGACCAGTAAAACTGCCTTGGTCAGCTGACTTGAGAAGACGGCTTTAAGGCCGTCTGAGAGCATCTGCATGATCGGTTCATGTTCAACATGCGGGGCAGGTATGCCTTCATCCTTGAGTTTCCATAATGCAATGAACGAGACTACGTACCACAGAGAAGAAATCCATAGGGAGGCTGCGATCCCGAACACAGCGATCATTGCACCCCCGAGAGCAGGGCCGAGGACTTGGGTCATGTTCAATACGATTGAATTCAACGCATTCGCATTATTCAGATTTTTGCGTCCTACGAAGTTGAATACCAAGGCAAATCGAGCCGGTTGGGACGGCGACTGTGCCAGGCCGATACAGAGGCCACCTACTAACACTGCCCCAAACGAAGCCCGGCCGATTGAGACAAGGATGGCAATCACGACGATCGCGGCCCATGCCCAGACGGAGGCTACAAGCAACAGCTTGACACGATTGAAACGATCCGAAATCACACCACTAAGTGGTCCCAGCATCATCGGGGCCAGCCGTGCCGCGGTGAAAACCCCGGTAAGGAACGCGGAGTTGGTCAAGTCGAATACCAGCCAACCCAGAATCAACGTATGGGTCCATACGCCTCCGAAGAAAAACAGGTTAGAGATCCATAATCGCCGGAAGTTCGGATATATCTGAAGCGACGAAAATGTTTGGCTCGCGATATTGAACAGGCGACGCCTGCCGGGGAGACTCGATTTCTTTGCTTCCGACGTCGACATATTGCTCTTTCGTTCTCCTTGATAAAAATGCAGAGATATTCTTACTTACTCCCTAGGCTGCACTGGCCTATTGGGCACTTCACTTTCATACGGAGCGACGCAAAATGAAGGCATGCGAAGTATTCGGCATAGGGCCCCCCCAGACCAGGGTTGAGTTATGCAAAGCAACAGTGGGGTGCGCTGCTGATGTGAGACAGCCTTGGAAAGGACTATTCCTATATCTTCTCAATCGAGAAGCTCCGCAGCCAACTCGCGCCTTCCTATACTCATGCAAGCGCTAACTAAGTGGAAATCGCAACCGGTCCGACGCTCAAGCGATTGGCGAGAACATATGTCTACCTAGATGAGGAGATCAAT comes from the Arthrobacter sp. TMP15 genome and includes:
- a CDS encoding type I restriction-modification system subunit M, whose product is MTPTTKEGQRAELHKTIWRIANDLRGSVDGWDFKSYVLGMLFYRFISENLTAYINTGEHKAGAPDFNYTTLPDTQAEFGRTETVAEKGFYILPSELFPNVRERASQDTNLNETLARIFKNIEGSAVGSGSEDDIKGLFDDLDVNSSKLGQTVAKRNEKLVKLLDAIGDLPLGNFGDNSIDLFGDAYEYLMQMYASSAGKSGGEYYTPQEVSELLARITVVGKTQVNKVYDPAVGSGSLLLKFDKILGKGNVRQGFYGQEINLTTYNLARINMFLHDVNYEQFNLAHGDTLTDPAHWDDEPFEAIVSNPPYSIKWDGDANPLLINDPRFAPAGVLAPKSKADLAFTMHILSWLAVNGTAAIVEFPGVLYRGGAEAKIRKYLIDNNYVDAVIQLPPDLFFGTTIATCIIVLKKSKTDNSVLFIDATAEFTRSGNKNKLTPNHQQAILNAFTTREDAEHFAKLVTNEDIGANDYNIAVTSYVEAEDTREIIDITELNAKISRIVTKQHELRISIDEIVANLEGTR
- a CDS encoding recombinase family protein gives rise to the protein MDGRKGQVVGYVRVSAADQNEARQLEALGTVDRLFAEKVSGKNTVDRARLQEMLIYVRDGDTVRVKSPDRLARSTTDLLALVEQLKAKGVALEFIDNPALNTDTPQGEFMLTVLAAIAQLERKTIRERQAEGIAIAKRNGVYDRVPKLTREQVQLGRERIVQGVPKAKVARDLGVSRQTLYAALNGSGKYAEVSS
- a CDS encoding response regulator transcription factor, which encodes MKSLRIALVDDYEIVLRGLETMLRSYGSALEVVELDLNCTVDQRVDVTLYDTFAATPGDREDVHELATNPRAGKVVVYSWDLDESRVKAALANGASGYLSKGLPASQLVRALHDIHTGEGQVFPGAGGQTKMGLGNWPGREEGLTQREAEVLALISQGLSNAEIADRTQLSMNSIKTFIRSCYRRIGVANRPKAILWGLEHGFFPDHKRVRPQE
- a CDS encoding aromatic acid exporter family protein, with amino-acid sequence MAGQRLLLAAKTSLAVGVAWILARYMPGVADKYPYYAPLGALISMYPTLMGSMRAGVQTLAGLLLGIALAAGVLLAGTPNIFSISLAVGLGVLIAGHPRLGAGKDYVPVAALFVLIVGGQDADSYSIGYALQMGLGVTVGLVVNLLIFPPLAIDAARLQVSRGRNLLVGQLEDIARALVENWPPEHEDWSQRSGLINTTVGEIRGAAYHADESRKGNPRAYLHSRHQHVTDSFEDLSTLEAIAFHIRDITEVLSTVIWGNGSNNRLDPKTCKPLSDCLQSVASLMSSWDEGTAEQESFDQAREGLDLLDSELKRSARQEEQSLTPGAAVAFDCERILNSLHQRIMKDTAERSV
- a CDS encoding MFS transporter; this encodes MNSPNPSPSNSVWRVPGMLALLSLTAAGFAGFAALLSMAPLWAIRGGADEAGSGLVNGALLLATVLTQGFVPRLQQRLGTGWVLTAGLFLLGAPSLLMLISDELGWILAMSLIRGVGFGILAVTGSSAVAHLVNPARHGAAIGAYGAAISVPQLLLLPTGPWLADTLGFWAVFTLGTLPLLGIMAVPSLARTLRERQTQQARPRTALTVDDSHKAAVSATNRPRVPQLPGGLLRPTALLFAVTLAGGALITFVPQMSSSPAATSVGLALLTGTSAISRWGVGALADRRGTKSFLWPLVLLTVAGLVFAALAVKDHDATRVPLFLLAMALVGITYGGLQNLTLLLSLSAVRPAQYGTASAVWNMGFDAGTGVGSVLVGALAAGLSFPTALLVTAGISLATLPLAFVRQHMAPQHNQYR
- a CDS encoding MFS transporter; translated protein: MSTSEAKKSSLPGRRRLFNIASQTFSSLQIYPNFRRLWISNLFFFGGVWTHTLILGWLVFDLTNSAFLTGVFTAARLAPMMLGPLSGVISDRFNRVKLLLVASVWAWAAIVVIAILVSIGRASFGAVLVGGLCIGLAQSPSQPARFALVFNFVGRKNLNNANALNSIVLNMTQVLGPALGGAMIAVFGIAASLWISSLWYVVSFIALWKLKDEGIPAPHVEHEPIMQMLSDGLKAVFSSQLTKAVLLVTFAANVLLWPIYQGFMPVFAEVSLGLDASGLGWLMACSGIGGLVGSLTIATLGDIRFKGALFVIGTAIWAISWIVFASVASTGAIPWSFALMGLVGLTSAPFGVLQSTLLLMMTEQGVQGRVMGIQELTIGIMPLSTLGLGAIAELTGIAGVAQINGILLILFLAVLVVRVPTLLRYSGIQPQK